A genomic stretch from Candidatus Binatia bacterium includes:
- a CDS encoding FGGY family carbohydrate kinase, with protein sequence MPAFVTLDAGTGGGKCVIFDAAGRVLGVHREPWGYDLEVNPDLPFVKAFSFSAPVFWDILCRCARAALAKAAIAPGDVVGIGSTSQREGCVFLDAHGDEIYAGPNLDARGFNEGFEILERLGGERLYRITGHSAPFIFPLARYLWFRKRAAAPVAQVLMISDWLTYRLSGELAAEPSNATESMLFDLQQRCWSDEILSIFDIPRSVLPPVRQSGEQVGVL encoded by the coding sequence ATGCCCGCTTTCGTGACCCTCGATGCCGGAACCGGCGGTGGCAAGTGTGTCATCTTCGACGCCGCCGGACGTGTGCTCGGGGTACACCGCGAGCCCTGGGGCTACGATCTCGAAGTCAACCCGGATCTGCCGTTTGTGAAGGCGTTCTCCTTTAGCGCGCCGGTGTTCTGGGACATTCTGTGTCGCTGTGCGCGCGCCGCGCTGGCCAAGGCGGCGATTGCTCCGGGCGATGTCGTTGGTATTGGCAGCACCAGCCAGCGCGAGGGATGCGTGTTTCTGGATGCGCACGGCGACGAGATCTACGCCGGTCCCAACCTCGATGCGCGCGGCTTCAACGAGGGCTTCGAAATCCTGGAGCGGTTGGGCGGGGAACGCCTGTATCGCATCACCGGGCACTCCGCGCCGTTCATCTTCCCGCTCGCGCGCTATCTCTGGTTCCGCAAGCGTGCGGCAGCGCCGGTGGCTCAGGTGCTCATGATCAGCGACTGGCTGACGTACCGCCTTAGCGGTGAGCTGGCTGCCGAGCCCTCCAACGCCACGGAGTCCATGCTGTTTGATCTGCAGCAGCGGTGCTGGTCGGACGAGATCCTCTCCATCTTCGACATCCCGCGCAGCGTGTTACCGCCGGTGCGGCAGTCAGGAGAGCAGGTTGGTGTGCTG
- a CDS encoding NAD(P)-dependent oxidoreductase — translation MKALITASFSADGLARLRRHMEVEYDDWRTSKRIYYDGRKFAARITAAGADVLIVETDLAHDEVIDACNLKLIGCCRGDPINIGVERATARGIPVLFAPARNADAVADLTIGYMLALARHIFTVNTLLKQGKMRFESTADYLAAYERYGGFELGGVSVGIVGFGAIGRGVAQRLHGFGSRVVAYDPLVAAAVCRAHHAEPMGLDDLLRCADIVTVHCPELPETQGLIGADQIRRLKRGSYVLNLARASIVDEDALYAALVDGHVAGAALDVFQDEPVQPDNRFVRLPNVLVSPHLGGATRDVVRHQTDMIVDGIEAYLRGERPLHIVNPEVLTRGREA, via the coding sequence ATGAAGGCGTTGATCACCGCATCGTTCAGTGCTGACGGGCTGGCGCGCCTGCGGCGACACATGGAGGTTGAGTACGATGACTGGCGCACCAGCAAGCGCATCTATTACGACGGCCGGAAATTTGCCGCTCGCATTACGGCGGCTGGTGCCGATGTCCTCATCGTCGAGACCGACCTGGCGCACGACGAGGTGATCGATGCCTGTAATCTCAAATTGATTGGCTGCTGCCGCGGCGACCCCATCAACATCGGCGTCGAGCGCGCCACGGCGCGCGGTATCCCGGTGCTGTTTGCGCCGGCGCGTAACGCCGATGCGGTGGCGGACCTCACCATCGGCTACATGCTGGCGCTGGCGCGCCACATCTTCACCGTCAATACGCTGCTCAAGCAGGGGAAAATGCGCTTCGAGAGCACCGCGGACTATCTGGCGGCGTATGAACGCTACGGCGGCTTCGAGCTGGGAGGGGTGAGCGTCGGTATCGTCGGGTTCGGTGCCATCGGGCGTGGCGTGGCGCAACGGTTGCACGGCTTCGGGAGCCGAGTCGTTGCCTACGATCCTTTGGTTGCGGCCGCAGTCTGTCGGGCGCATCACGCCGAGCCCATGGGACTCGATGACCTCCTGCGGTGTGCGGACATTGTGACCGTCCACTGTCCGGAGTTGCCCGAGACCCAGGGCCTGATCGGTGCGGACCAGATCCGCCGGCTCAAGCGCGGATCGTATGTCTTGAACTTGGCCCGAGCCTCGATTGTCGACGAAGATGCGCTGTACGCCGCCCTGGTCGACGGGCACGTGGCTGGCGCGGCATTGGACGTCTTCCAGGACGAACCGGTGCAACCCGACAATCGTTTCGTCCGCCTCCCTAACGTCCTGGTATCGCCGCACCTCGGTGGGGCAACGCGTGACGTCGTGCGGCACCAAACCGACATGATTGTGGACGGCATCGAGGCATACCTGCGCGGCGAGCGGCCGTTGCACATCGTTAACCCGGAAGTGCTGACTAGAGGGCGTGAGGCATGA
- a CDS encoding TetR/AcrR family transcriptional regulator gives MRSALQKAREAPSSTKARILAAAEEVFAAKGFAGASTRDIAAKARVNISSLHYHWESKETLYVAVFQNIYDRILDLVRRSIPGRVRSMTPGPSVVEQAMGGLFDFFADHPTVPKLLVRRLLENEESPVDIEPDVLVPAWKVFAAWAEEFSGRKRRDADFQLFMLTVYSVLLLFLLDSRQFTSLLGGSVYTPKVGKRVRAHMINMVKTLLERT, from the coding sequence ATGCGCTCGGCATTGCAAAAGGCGCGCGAAGCGCCGTCCTCCACGAAAGCGCGGATCCTCGCCGCGGCCGAGGAGGTGTTCGCCGCGAAGGGGTTTGCGGGGGCGTCGACGCGCGACATCGCGGCGAAGGCGCGGGTGAACATCTCCAGCCTGCATTATCATTGGGAGTCCAAGGAGACGTTGTACGTCGCCGTCTTTCAGAACATCTACGATCGCATCCTCGATCTGGTGCGCCGTTCGATCCCCGGCCGCGTGCGCAGCATGACGCCCGGGCCATCGGTCGTCGAGCAAGCCATGGGCGGGCTGTTCGACTTCTTCGCCGACCATCCCACCGTGCCCAAGCTCCTGGTGCGCCGGCTGCTCGAGAATGAAGAAAGTCCGGTGGACATCGAGCCTGACGTCCTCGTCCCCGCCTGGAAAGTGTTTGCCGCCTGGGCGGAAGAATTCAGCGGCCGTAAGCGGAGGGACGCCGACTTCCAGCTGTTCATGCTCACGGTCTACAGTGTGCTCTTGCTCTTCCTGCTGGACAGCCGCCAGTTCACCAGCCTGCTTGGCGGCAGCGTCTACACCCCCAAGGTCGGCAAGCGGGTACGGGCGCATATGATCAATATGGTGAAGACCCTGCTCGAGCGGACGTGA
- a CDS encoding L,D-transpeptidase — protein sequence MRRLGTLALGMLLLAACAAQQPAAPPPAEVSVATPAPPPERWILVSKTERTLSLYEGTQLRKVYPVVLGKDPVWAKLHQGDHRTPEGEYHIVNKYFHPFWSRFMMLDYPTPANEEIYAWSRTHGVLPARGRGAPGIGGAIGIHGTEDESLNRRGKNWTEGCVSLFNHDVDELYDLVPMGTRVVIQR from the coding sequence ATGCGGAGACTCGGGACACTGGCACTGGGAATGCTGTTATTGGCGGCATGCGCGGCACAGCAGCCAGCCGCACCGCCACCGGCGGAAGTCTCGGTCGCCACGCCGGCACCACCGCCGGAACGCTGGATTCTGGTAAGCAAGACGGAACGAACGTTGTCGCTCTATGAAGGGACGCAGTTGCGCAAGGTGTACCCGGTCGTTCTGGGAAAAGACCCGGTGTGGGCGAAGCTCCATCAGGGTGATCACCGGACCCCCGAAGGCGAGTACCACATCGTCAACAAGTACTTTCACCCGTTCTGGTCGCGCTTCATGATGCTCGACTATCCGACACCGGCAAATGAGGAAATCTACGCGTGGAGCCGCACCCACGGGGTACTGCCCGCCCGCGGCCGTGGTGCGCCAGGGATCGGCGGCGCCATCGGCATTCACGGCACCGAGGACGAGAGCCTGAACCGGCGCGGAAAGAACTGGACCGAGGGATGCGTGTCATTGTTCAACCACGACGTCGACGAGCTGTACGACCTCGTTCCCATGGGCACGCGGGTGGTCATCCAGCGCTGA